Sequence from the Marinobacter antarcticus genome:
CCTATAGCCATCCGGAACGTCCGGAGCGCCTGACAGCCATCGTCGATCGGCTGCTTCTCGAACCCGTCGACGGCGTGCGCTGGATGCTGCCGACTCCGGCCAGCGCCACCCAGCTCGAGAGGTCGCATGACGCGGCCTATGTGGCCCATATCGAATCGCTGGACGGTCAATCCGGCTGGCTGTCCAAGGACACGACCGCCGTATCTCCGGGCAGCGTGACAGCGGCCCGCCTGGCAGCCGGCTCCGGGATCAGCGCGATCGAAGTTATCGCCGCCGGTGAAGCCCGGCGCGCGTTCTGTATCGTGCGCCCGCCGGGCCACCATGCCCCGGCTGACCGTGCCCGGGGGTTTTGTCTGTATAACAATCTGGCGGTCGCCGCGGCGCATGCACGCAAAGCGCTTGGCTTCGACCGCGTCATGATATGGGACTGGGACATGCATCACGGCAACGGCACCCAGGCCATTTTCTATGACGACCCCAGCGTGCTGGTGGTCGATAGCCACTGCGCGGCACCGTTCTATCCGGGCTCCGGCCTGTTGGCTGAAACCGGATCTGGAGCGGGCATCGGTTACCATCTCAACGTGCCACTGCCCACGGGTTTTGGCAACGCCGCGCTAGTGGAAGTGTTCGAGCAGGTGGTGCGCCCGGCGGCGCGCGCATTCCAGCCCGAACTTCTGCTTATATCCACTGGCTTCGACTGTCACTACCTCGACATGGTCTGCGCTATGGACGAGACCGGCTATGCCGCCGTCACCCAGCGTATGAGCGCCCTGGCCGACGAGCTTTGTGATGGCCGCCTGGTAATGATGCTGGAAGGCGGCTACAACGCGAAGGCATTGGCCGACAGCGCCTATGCGGTGGTTGAGGCGCTCGCCGGGAAACCAGTGGGCGCGCTTAACGTCCTGGCGGAGGACCCCGGATGTGCGGCCGCGTCCGATGCTGCGGCGTTCCATGCCAAATCTATCGCCGCGATGGCCAAAACCTCTAGCTGAACAGAACCTCTAAACGTAGAAGTCCAGATCTTCCTGGGCTTTCAACAGGTCCCGCATCTTGATGGGGTCGTCACCAAAGAAGAAGATCAGGCCCCAGTGCGTTCCGAAGGCTGAGCGTTCTGGAACCGTCTCTTCTGTCGGCGGGACCAGTTCGTGAGACTCGAAGTAGGGGTGCTCAATCGTTTCTTTGGGCATTTCCAGCCTGCTGACCACACGACGTTTTGGGTACACACCGAAGCAACCTGCGTAGCCCTTCGCGTCGACCACCTCACGAGGGAAGAAATTATCTACCTCCTCTTTGGTGCTTTTGGGATCAAACACCAACATGGATGCCTGATAGGCGCTGAATCCGTAAGCTCTCTCAATAAGCTCGAACGCCTTGAACCCCGGCGGACGATACGCAACTTCGCCAAAGTACATTGCGCCGTCAGCAGTAACGAAGTACTCGGGATGAATAAAGCCGAACTTGATGTCGAAGGTTTTGATCAGCAGCTCGATCTGCTTGGTGATCGCGTTGCGCCAGCTCTCAAGTTCCTTGGTGGCGGGGACGAACACCGAGTAGCCCAGCGTTACGTATTCGGAGATATTAAGGAACTTGATTTTCCCGTCGTGGATCCATGCCTCGACAGCAAACTCCCAGCCATCCAGGTGACTTTCCATCAGCAGGGGGTATTCTTCCGCCGGAATGGCGTCAATGTCTTCTATCTTTCGAATCATTCGGTGGCCGAGGCAACCGGCTTTGTCGAACGCCTTGACGTGAATCGGGTCGTCCGGGTCACCATCAAGGTGGAGCAGTGTCTGGTTGACGCGCTTCATGAAGCGGACGATGTCCTCTTTCTTGTAAGCCTCCTCAAAAATCCCGACGCGAATACCGCCCAGCTGTGCACGTCGCTTCATCAGAGACTTGTCACGAAACAGAATAGACTGGCCATACATATGAGGGCTGTCGAGTAGGACGGAGTTGATCGCACCTGACCACTCGACGGTTTCCTCAAACAGCGGTAGTGCTATATCAACGCCTTCCGCCTTCAGCTTTTCTGCAATATCGTGGGACCGATCGTTCAGACGGGTAAAATCCCATGGGATGAACGGTATCTTGTTTGCAGTACAGAAATCCGCCGCCCAATTCGGAGCAACCACAATATAGCGCCGGTCAAACTTCTGCGCGGCTTTTACCGCATTTAAGCTCCATCCAAGCAAGGCGATGTAGCCTTTGTTCGGATCCTTGGGCGTTTCCGTCCCACGAACAGAGTCCAATGTTGGATCGAGCCAGCCTGATACATCTTTAGATAATTGTGTTTCTGACGTTATCGACATTTGGGGTCCTCCTTGCTGGTTAACTCAGAACTACACCCAAAATGGAGCTCACCAAGTGAGCGTAGCCTTTTGCCTCAAAGCTTGCGGTCGGGGTAGATCGCGTCTTTTTGCTCGTCCGCAAGCTTCTGGCGATAGGCCAGTGTTTCTGGTTGATTGTCCGGAAACTGCCAGCCCTGAAGGTTTTCTTCTATCAATTGTATCAGAGCATCAATATGCCCGGGTGTCGCGTTCAGCGCGGTTATGTAGCTGAACCCTTCGCCACCGGCTTCCATAAAGTACCCTCGGTTTTCTTCATCAATTTCTTCAATGGTTTCCAGGCAGTCAGACGAAAAGCCCGGGCAGAAAACATCGATAGACTTAACGTTTTGCCCTGGAAGCGCTTTAAGCGTTTCGTCAGTATAGGGCTTGAGCCATTCTTCCTTGCCAAAACGGGACTGGAAGGTGGTCATGTACTCCGCTTTTGTCAGTCCAAGCCGCTCTGCCAGAAGTCTCGATGTTTTATGGCACTCGCAGTGGTATGGGTCGCCCTTGGTCAAATATTTCAGCGGCACCCCGTGGTAGGACAGAACCAGCTTCTGGTTACGGCCGTGGTTCGACCAATGGCTCTCAATATGCCGGGCCATCGCCTCAATATAGGGTGGGTAGTCCGGGTAATGGGAGATAAAGCGCAGGTCCGGTAACCACCGGCGTACCGAGAAGTTTTTGGCTATCGCATCGAAGGTAGATGCCGATGTAGACGCGGAATACTGTGGGTAAAGCGGCAGCACCACCAGCTTTCTGACGCCCTGTTGCTGCATTTCATCAAGTACCCTCGGAATGGACGGGTTGCCGTAACGCATGGCAAAACCTACGACTATGTCGGGGCCATACTTCTTCTTCAGAACTTCCCGAATGCCCTCAGCTTGCTGTGCAGTATGGATCAGCAGTGGCGAGCCCTCAGGCTGCCACACGCTCGCATACGCCGCTGCACTGCGCTTGGGGCGGATACGGAGGATGATGCCATGCAATATCAGCCACCACAGAGGGCGCGGTAACTCAACAACCCTCGGATCGGAGAGAAACTCCGCCAGATAACGTCGTAAAGCTGAAGGGGTCGGGGCATCTGGCGTACCAAGATTGGTTACCAGCACGCCAACCCTTTCCGGTTGGTTGTGCCGGAAGTTCTCTGAACCTTTGTATTGCATGGGAAGGTGGATCCTAAGCGTTGATCGTTTGAAGCAAAGCGGCTATTTCTGGTTCTCGGACTGTTGCGCCATACGCGGAGCGAGGCCGCTCATATCGTAGCCGGCACTGCTGGCTTTGCTGAGAAGTTCCCGTGCGGGAGTGGTACGGGCAGCGTTCAGAGCCCAAAGCATAGTGCATCGGGTTCCTGTCCGGCAAAAAGCCAATACGGGCTTTTCGGAATCCCGGATCATTGCCCCAAAGCGATCAACGTCTGCGTCAGTCACATTTCCGGATTCAACGGGCATGTAAACCCATGTCATGCCGTTTTCCCGAGCGGCAGCTTCAATGTCAGCCATTGCGGGCTGACCAAACTCTTCATGATCCGGGCGGTTCGCAACCAGTGTTCTGAAGCCAAGCCTGGCGGCCTCTGCCACATCTCCGTAGGTGATCTGAGGAGAGACGGAAATTGTGTCATCAATCTTTCGGATATCCATGGGGTTATTCTCCGGATTCGGTAAAAATGCAACGCCATCATCTCATAGGCGATGGCGACTGTCAGAATGCTACACCTTCAATAAGCTCACTCTTGAGCCGTTATGCTCCAGCCGCTGCCCGAACCATCAGGTCGGGCGCCAGATCTTCGGCGCTCAATCAGTTCGAATATACCCATGCCAGCCACCATGGAAGCCACGAATACAACGGCTTTTATTTCCCCCGCTCCCAGAGCCACCAGGCCCGGCCCGGGGCAGATACCGGCAATCCCCCAACCAATGCCGAACAACAGGCCACCGATCACCAGACGCTTGTCGATATGGGAATGCCCCGGCACTTTCATGTTGAAACCAAGAAATGAAAGGGTTCTTTTACGGGCCACGGTAAATGCCAGAAGGCCGACGATAATCGCGCCTCCCATTACGAATGCGAGCGAGGGATCCCAGAGGCCGGCAATATCGAGGAACCCAAGAACTTTCTCCGGGTTTGCCATGCCGGAAACAATAAGGCCAAGGCCAAACAGCAAGCCTGCAAACAACGAGGCGATAGCAGATTTCATGGTATTACACTCCCAGCACATGTCGGATAATGAAAACAGTCACAAACCCGGCGAACATAAAGCTCAGGGTTGCTGCTAATGATCGGGGTGAAAACCGCGACAGACCACAAACGCCGTGGCCACTTGTGCAGCCGGAGCCGTAGCGAGTGCCTATCCCTACAAGAAGGCCCGCGATAATCAGCGCAGGGTATCCCGCCTCTATTTCAATGGGCGGTAGCTGCGCGACCAGCATCCAAAGAGCCGGTGCTCCGAGAAGTCCGGCCAGAAAGGCAATTCGCCAGCTTATGTCGCCGGCAGAGGGGGCGAGCAGGCCGCCCAGAATTCCGCTGATTCCGGCAATCCTTCCATTGAGCAGAAGAAAACTCGCGGCAGCGAGGCCTACCAGCACGCCGCCGGCAAGTGCTGACCAAGGAGTAAAGCTACTCCAGGCAATATCTATCATTCAGAAAATCCTCCAATACGCCGTCTCAGGTGAGGTATGCGAACTTACATTCCAATGGTACCCAAATCCCAAATCCAAAATCTTGTTTTGGAATAAGCTTATAAGTATGGGCAATAATACCAAAAAAAAGCCCGGCTGGAATGCCGGGCAGAGGCGTGCGAGTAGTATCCATGAAAGACTTCCAGACAAACCGGCGTCAGCAGAGACTCCGGTATGAATAAGTATTGACTATAATTTGAACACTTCAAGCTCAAGGCCCGTCAATTTGAAAACATTTTTTCATATGGAACCCGCTTTTATACTGCAGCCATTGGTTATGCGGCTTTCAGGCCGACTGAAATCGGCCGCGAGCTGTAATACAATAGCACTCCAAATGCAGTATCTAATCCCAGAGGTTGTTACATGTCTGATGAGAATGACAAGAAGCCCGAAGACGATCCGCAGTTGGCTGCAAAGATAAAGGGTTCGGCCCGTCAGATATGGCTTGCTGGCCTGGGAGCCTATACCAAGGCGGAGGAGGATACCGGCAAGTTTTTCGAACGCCTGGTTCAGGAAGGTGAGCAGCTTGAGAGTAGAACCCGCGGTGCGGTTGAGAAGCAGATCCGCTCAGTAGAAGGTCGCGTTGAGGGTGTTCGTGAGCGAGCAACCGGGACCTGGGACCGACTTGAGCATCTGTTTGATGAACGCGTCTCTGGAGCTTTACGCCGGCTCGGTATTCACCGCAGGGAAGACATCGAGGGGCTCGAACATAGAATAGAAGCCCTTGAAGCGGAATTGTCAGCGCTCCGAGAGCGCAGCAGTCGGGATGAAGAAGAGTAGTTACAGATAGCCCCGGCTGACCAGTTTCGCGTGCTCCTGCTCTTCCGGTGCAAAGTATGGCAGCATCAGGTGCATCATCTGGTAAACACCGCGGCCGGGATCCACAGATTCCCGGTCATCAAGGTGAGACAGGGTGTCAAAGGCGCTCCAGTAACAAGCGGTCAGGGTGAGCTGCTCACACAATGAATCCAGCTCTTCCTGCTCGATCAGCATCATATTCTGGCGTCGCAGGCTTTCGCAAATGCTCCGGAATGCCCCGGTTTTATTTTTCAGAATCCGCCTGAAGCGTACCTGCAAACGCTCGTAACGAGATAGCACGTTCACCAGATCCTGATACAAAAATCGATAACGGGCCACGCCTTCAAACAGCAGATGCAGGAAAAAGCTTTGCTGATCCAGGCTGATATCCACGTCTTCCGGAACCGCTAGCAAATCCAGCATTTCCGCTTCAAACGCTGTAAACAGCTCTTCGACGATGTCGCCCTTACTTCTGAAATGGTAATACAGGTTGCCCGGGCTGATATCCAGTTCATCCGAAATGAGAAGGGTCGTCACATTTGGCTCACCCAGTTTGTTGAACAGCGACAGGCTGGCATTGAGAATGCGGTCGCGGGTTTTTATTTTTGTCATATCGCGCCTGGTTTGCTCTCAGAGTTCAAAGTTTGCCCACACCGGGCAGTGATCGGATGGCCGCTCCATCCCGCGAAAACCCAGGGACACTCCCGCTTCGCGTGCTTTGGGTAACAGGCTGTCACTGGCCATAATCAGGTCGATGCGCAGACCACGCTTAGGGTCTTTATCAAAGCCTTTGCTGCGGTAATCAAACCAGCTGAATGTTTGTGCATCTTCCGGGTGAAGATATCGGAAAACATCAGTATAGCCCCGGCTTTTAATCTGGCTCAGCCATTCCCGCTCTTCAGGAAGGAAGGCGCACTTCCCGGTGCGCAGCCAGCGCTTGGCATTGTCTGGGCCTATTCCTACATCTTTGTCTGTGGGCGCGATGTTCATGTCGCCCATGACCAGCACGTGGCTGCCCTGTATTTTTAGCTCATCAAGGTAGCTCATCAGATTAGCGTAGAACTTCTCTTTGGCAGGGAATTTTACCGGGTGGCCCCGGCTTTCGCCTTGAGGAAAATAGCCGTTGATCACCGTAAGTTTTTGGCCGTTTACGATGAACTGCCCGGTAATCAGGCGGCGTTGTGCGTCTTCGGGATCTCCGGGGTAGCCATTAAGAACCAGTTCTGGCTCCTCTCGGGAAAGCAGCGCAACACCATAGTGGGTTTTCTGGCCGTGAAAGTGTACGTGGTAACCCAGTTCACGAATGGCCTCAACCGGAAACTCTTCGTCTCGTACTTTGGTTTCTTGGATGCCTATGACATCTGGATTGTGGCTTTCAATCAGGGCTTCAATCTGGTGCAGGCGGGTACGGATACTGTTGACGTTAAAAGATACAAACATCATGGCTGAACACTCTCCGGCGTTGGTTGCCGCAGGAGTTTAACACATTGAAACCGTTGAATTGCCTCTCCGAAGGGGACTGTTTCAGAGGGTCAGCTTACATTCCGGGTAGGTGCTTACTGTATAGCGGATGGTTGCTGTGTAGTTCTGCTCGGCATTCTCACGCACGTTGGTGAGGCCTGAATAGGCCGTGAGCGCACCTTCACTGTTGTAGCCGAGGATGATGGGATCCACGAGGAATTTCAGTAAAACGCTGTCCGGGCGGATTTGCACGACGTGATCGGCATTCACAACCTGGCTCTGTGCCGGCTCTAGAATAAAGGCGTAATCCGTTCCCCGGGTCGGCGCCAGAAACCGGAACTTTACGGATTCGCCGCTGACAACCTTGTCCCAGTTCCGTCGCACCAAATTATCAAAGCCGGCATCCACCGCCAGGTTATTGGAAATCTCTACCGTTGAACGCTTTATGTCGCCCCCGGGCTGCTTCCATGCCACTGCGACAGAGCCGGAATCCGGGTAGGTGATGTCCAGCGACTCGTCAAAATCCGGTTGCTGATAATTCACCCTCGGGCGAATAGAGGACGAGCTGTAATCGAGTTTCTTTTCGGCGAAGGCTTCTGCATTGCCTTCAGCCAATTGAACATAGGTTACCCTATGTTCAATTGGCCGGAACACGTCGTTATCACAGGAGCCCTCGATTTGGTGCCGCTCCTCATAGAGTGCTTTCCCATCGCTGCTTTCCGCAGCCCCGGTAAACTGAAATATCTCGGCAGACACAGGCGTTGCAATAGCTGCTATGGCAAACGTTGCCGACAAAAACCAGGGACGGCGATTCATTAGGTCAGCTCCGGATAAAGCGATTTACGGGCAAATAGCAGTAATGGAAACACCACCAGCCAACCAAGAGCCAGAGCTATGAGTGAGGGAACCAGTTCCGGCAGTTCAACGACACCTATTTTGCTTGCTGACCAATAGGTGAAAGGGCCGGCGATGGGGGCAAACAGAAAAGCCAGCCACACCTTGCGACTGATCCAGTTCAGAGAGTGGCTGAGGGTGGTCATGAAAATAGCCCAGATAGCGACAATCCAAGGCGGAGTAATCAGCACTGCACCGCTACCGTCGTCCAGTACGCCAAGCCGGAACCAGAGCCCGTCTAGCACAGCACCGACAACCGTTCCCAGTCCGATAAACTGAAGCTCTGTAAAACGATTCTGGCTCACAAAAACAAAATGGATGAGCAGGAATGCAAGAACCAATAGCGGGCCCAGCAGGTCGGGGTAGGCCACGCAGGCGAACCACCCGATCTGGAAAAGTATAAAATTCAGTATATTACGGGCTGTTTCTGAAGTGATCATACACTCAGTATGTTCCGCCGCTTGTTACCGGGCTTGGCGAACACCAGCTGCGATACGCCGATGGCACGTTCACTGAACCCTGCTTCGCAATAGGCAAAGTAGAAGTGCCAGAGCCTGCGAAACGCCTGATCATATCCCTTGGACTCGAGCTGTTCGCGGTTGGCCATAAAACGATCACACCAGTCGCGGAGCGTGCGGGCGTAATGAAAACCCGTGTCTTCTGAATGGGCCAGAACCAGGTTTGACTGGTTACGTACCGATTCCAGGATGGCGCCAAAGGATGGAATAAAACTTCCCGGAAAGATAAAACGCTGGATAAAGTCCACGTTTTTGAGCGCGCGCTGGTAGCGTTGTTCCGGCATGTTAATGGCCTGAACGAGGGCAAGGCCCTCAGGCTTCAGCAAGGTATTTATCTGGTTGAAGTAACTGTCCAGAAATTGAGGCCCCACGGCTTCAATCATTTCGATGGAAACCAGTTTGTCGAACTGACCAGCAAGATCCCGATAATCATCAAACAGCAGGGTAATCCTGTTCTCCAGGCCCTCACTGATAACACGGTCCTGCGCAAGCTCCAACTGCTCTTTTGAGATTGTGGTGGTGGTTACGTGGCAGCCATAGTGTTTAGCCGCGTGTATGGCAAAGCCACCCCAGCCGGTTCCGATCTCGATTACCCGGTCGCCTGGCTGCAAGTCCAGTTTCTGGCAAATGGTGTCCAGCTTGTGAACGGCGGCTTCTTCAAGCGTTGATTCCTCATTGGGATAAATGGCGGAGGAATACATCATGGTTGGATCGAGGAAGGTTTCGAACAGATCGTTGCCAAGATCATAATGGGCGCTGATATTCTTTCTCGAGCCGTCTTTGGTGTTTCGGTTAAGCCAGTGCAACCCTTTCAAAGCGGGCTTGGTTACCCAGCTGAACCGATCCTCGAACTCGTTCATCCGGTCGATATTGCGGGTAAAGAACCGGAGCAGGGCAACCAGATCGGGTGACGACCAGTCACCGGCAACGTAGGCTTCGGCCGCGCCTACGCTACCTCCAGTTAGCAAGTCCCGCCATGTACTCTGATCATGAATAATCAGCTCCGCAGGCTGATGATCGGTGTTGCCATCACCAAACACCAGATCGTCCATGCCGGGTTCCCGGATGGTGAGAGCACCTTCGCCCAGCTGTCGGAGCTGCTGGATGACCAGGTTTCTGGCAACCCGGCTAACCAGGGACGCGCGTTCCTGCGAGTTGGCAATACGATCGGCCGATGTGTTCATGTTCTCCATGAGCTTACCTTTCCTCGAGTCTTGTTTGAATCGTCAACGCTGGTTACATCCAAGCCCTGGTCGCTGCTTCCCAGCCGGTGAGCCGGATCACTTTCAGCCAGCTTGTCCGGGTGTGTGTAGAATGGGGCGCCCTTGAGTTTCAGCTTGATGGCATGCCAGTAGATACCGGCAGCAACCTTGAGCGCTTCCACGGGGAACTGGCGCAAACTTCTATGGAGTGTTTTACGTGTGAGCGGTGTTCTCTGGACTACAAGAGTGGCATCAAAATGTTTTTTGCCTTCCTCCAGCACGTTCATGTGAATTCTCAGCTCCGGTCCGCGGAAACTGAATGTCCACTCGTAGTGCTGCGCCATGGCGTTGAACGGCGAAACATGAAAGCGTTTGGTGAACCCGAACTGTTCGGTGCGCCAGCCAGCAGAGTTGGCCTTGCTGCCTGTGGTTTCCAGGCAGTAGACATGGCGTTCATGCCAGGGCGTGTTGGTAATCTGCGCTACTATCACGGCCGGTACGTAACCACTGGAGCCACTTTCACCGTTGCGGTAACAGAAGTAAAAGCTGACCGGATTGAACACGTAGCCGGCATAACGGGGGTGGGTGATCAGTTCTACTGGTCCGTCAGGGCGCCAGCCAGTTGCTGCTTCGACCTGTTCGCGCACCGCTTCTGACAGATCACCGGCTTCGGGCCGGAAATAGTCTTTACGCTTGAGGGACATCCAGTTGAAGCGTTCCAGGGAAAAGAACGGGCTTACGTTGGCGACCTGGTGCCACTCGTCCGTATCCAGCGCCAGCATGCCCGTGTGGTATTCAAACTCATGCCGAACGGGATACAGGCGCCGGTGCCGGATTGAGCCTTGGAGCCATTGGCTGCTCATTATCAGAGCTCCACGCCAAAATCACTGGCTACCCGCAGCGCACTGCGCACGCCATCTTCATGGAAGCCATTGAACCAGTAGGCGCCGCAATAGTGCGTACGGTTATTGTTACCGATTTCCTCGTAACGCTCCTGAGCCTCGACCGCATCGAGCGTGAACACCGGGTGAGCGTAGCTGAAACGCTTGATCACCTTGCCTGGGGCAATGTCATGACTGCGGTTCAGGGTGACGCAGAAAGTCTCCGGTGCATTGTGGAAATTCTGCAGAGTGTTCATGTTGTAGGTAACAGAAACCGGCTCGGTGCTGTGCTTCGGGATGAAGTAGTTCCACGCAGCCCAGGCTCTCCGGTTTTCTGGCAGCACACTGCTGTCTGTGTGCAGTATTACATCGTTTTTCTGATAGGGGATGGCACCCAGGATTTCACGTTCCCGGTCGCTGGGGTCGGCGAGCATGGCCAGTGCCTGGTCGCTGTGGCAGCCAAATATGACCTGATCGAACTCGTGGGTCTGACCCTCAGCGGTTACTGTAACGCCATTCTCACTTCGGCTCACGGCTTGCACTGGCGTGTTCAGATGGGTGCAATCCCCGAGTCGTTCCATCATGGCCGTGACGTACTGTGCAGAACCACCGGAAATCACACGCCAGGTCGGGCGATCGTCTACCGACAGCATGCCGTGATTATTGAAGAACTGCAGGAAAAAACGTATCGGAAACTGCTCAAGCACAATTTCCGGCGCCGACCATATTGCTGCCCCCATGGGTACAATATAGTGGTTTCTGAAGTATCGGGAATAGCGGTTGCGGTTCAGGTACTCACCCAGCGTTTCCGTGCTCCGGATTTTGCCGTCCGCCATATCCGCGCGGGTTTCTTTGTTGAACCTCAGGATCTCCCGCACCATGTTCAGGAAAGGCAGATTCAGCAGGTTTTTACGCTGAGCGAAAAGGGTGTTCAGGTTGGTTCCGTTGTATTGCAGGCCGGTTGTGCCGGAATCCACACTGAAGCTCATGTCACTGACTTCTGAAGGCACGCCGAGGCGCTCCATCAGGCGCATGAAGTTTGGGTATGTCCAGTCATTGAATACGATAAAACCGGTGTTAACCGGCCAGGTACGCCCACCTGCCTCCACATACTCGGTGTTGGTATGGCCACCGGCGTAATCGCCGGCTTCAAAGACTTCGACATCGTGCTTTTCAGCGAGAAGCCATGCTGCCGTGAGGCCGGAGACACCGGCGCCGATAACAGCAATACGCTGACGTTCGTTGCTCATTCCTTTGTTTCCTGTTCGCTGGAGCTTTTGCGGGCCATGGAGGCGGCCATACGGTCAATCAGAGACTGGGGTAGGGCACCCAGACATTTCAGAATCCATGTAAAACGTTTCGGGAAGGCGATTTCGTTATGGCCCTTGGCAAGGCCGCTGACAATACGCTCGGCGGCATCCTCAGCAGTTACCAGAAACGGCATAGGGAAATCGTTGCGCTCGGTCAGTGGCGTCTTCACAAAGCCAGGAGAGACCAGAACCACGTCAATACCTTCGACAGCAAGATCTGCGCGCAAGCTCTGTGCAAAGTAGGCCAGTGCAGCTTTTGAAGCGCCGTAGCCTTCCGCACGGGCGAAGGGGAACCACCAGGCAGACGAGCCTACGATAACCAGAGTGGCGGGTAACCCCTTCGCACGGGTGCGGCGCAATGCGGGCAGGGCGATCTCAACACAGCGGGCGGTTCCGATTACATTGGTCTCTATGTTCTTGGCGATCACATCACTGCTGTAATCCGTGATATCGAGATACTCGCAAGTACCAGCGTTGAGAATGGCTATGTTCAGATCACCCTGGGATTCGAGTAATGGCGCAATCGATTGCAGATCGTCCTTGCTGGTTGTATCTGCCACGGCCAGTGTGATGCGTTCCGGTGCGAGGGACGTTATTTGCTCCAAGGGTTCGGTACGACGCCCGGTAATAACGAGTCGGTGCCCGCCCCGAATCAGAGCACGGGTTACGGATTCACCAATGCCGGAACTGGCGCCGGTGATCCAGATATTGGATATGGTATTCATGCGCTCGCTCATCCTGCGTAGCCCTTCACCCAGCGGATAACGCTACCGACCACCGGCAGGTTTTCATACAATAGCTGGCCGGCATCAAAATAATCACGGTGGTAACAGATTTTTCCGTCTTTGACCTTGAGGTGGCTGATGCCGGCTACCTGTATCTCACGCCCACCGAGAATCCGCTTGTGCCGCAAATGCATCACCCAGGGAATGCTGGCAAAACTGTCCTGAACCACAGCATCTTCAAAAGCGAAGTGACAGGAAATGACGTTGGCGTAAGCCCCTGCAAAGTAATGGGTTAATGCATCGAGACCTACCACAGCGCCAAGCGGATCCTGAAACCGGATGTCCTCACTATAAACTGCGGGTAGCTTTTTAAGATTGCCTTTATCCAGCTCGTTAAACAAAACTTTGAATTGTGCCAGCGTGGCAGGAACGGCCGAATTCGGGTGGCCCACTTCAATAGTCGCGGCAGCTTTCATTTCTGCGCCCTTCTCATTTGGTCAAGTTGGCGGGTTTCTTCCTGAATATTCTTAGGTATCGGGTTTAGCTCCCAGATTATGCCCAATTTCGACAGTACCCAGAGTCCGTACCAGGTCATATCGATCTCGTACCAGCGAAATCCCTGTCGGACAGATTGGGGCCAGCGGTGATGATTGTTGTGCCAGCCTTCACCGAGGGTCAGAATCGCCAGCCAGAAGTTGTTGCGACTGTTGTCTGAGGTTTCAAAACGACGCTTGCCCCAAACATGGGAGAGCGAGTTAATGGAAACCGTGGCGTGGAACAGCGCGACAGTGGAGATGAAAAAGCCCCATGTCAGCATCTGTAAACCATTGGTG
This genomic interval carries:
- a CDS encoding histone deacetylase family protein, which codes for MTTTVLIYYDFRMLGHNPHGWDPDHPEWTDDVKAMIELQYPNSNLDTYSHPERPERLTAIVDRLLLEPVDGVRWMLPTPASATQLERSHDAAYVAHIESLDGQSGWLSKDTTAVSPGSVTAARLAAGSGISAIEVIAAGEARRAFCIVRPPGHHAPADRARGFCLYNNLAVAAAHARKALGFDRVMIWDWDMHHGNGTQAIFYDDPSVLVVDSHCAAPFYPGSGLLAETGSGAGIGYHLNVPLPTGFGNAALVEVFEQVVRPAARAFQPELLLISTGFDCHYLDMVCAMDETGYAAVTQRMSALADELCDGRLVMMLEGGYNAKALADSAYAVVEALAGKPVGALNVLAEDPGCAAASDAAAFHAKSIAAMAKTSS
- a CDS encoding YeeE/YedE family protein is translated as MKSAIASLFAGLLFGLGLIVSGMANPEKVLGFLDIAGLWDPSLAFVMGGAIIVGLLAFTVARKRTLSFLGFNMKVPGHSHIDKRLVIGGLLFGIGWGIAGICPGPGLVALGAGEIKAVVFVASMVAGMGIFELIERRRSGARPDGSGSGWSITAQE
- a CDS encoding TetR/AcrR family transcriptional regulator, with the translated sequence MTKIKTRDRILNASLSLFNKLGEPNVTTLLISDELDISPGNLYYHFRSKGDIVEELFTAFEAEMLDLLAVPEDVDISLDQQSFFLHLLFEGVARYRFLYQDLVNVLSRYERLQVRFRRILKNKTGAFRSICESLRRQNMMLIEQEELDSLCEQLTLTACYWSAFDTLSHLDDRESVDPGRGVYQMMHLMLPYFAPEEQEHAKLVSRGYL
- a CDS encoding ATP-grasp domain-containing protein, whose translation is MSITSETQLSKDVSGWLDPTLDSVRGTETPKDPNKGYIALLGWSLNAVKAAQKFDRRYIVVAPNWAADFCTANKIPFIPWDFTRLNDRSHDIAEKLKAEGVDIALPLFEETVEWSGAINSVLLDSPHMYGQSILFRDKSLMKRRAQLGGIRVGIFEEAYKKEDIVRFMKRVNQTLLHLDGDPDDPIHVKAFDKAGCLGHRMIRKIEDIDAIPAEEYPLLMESHLDGWEFAVEAWIHDGKIKFLNISEYVTLGYSVFVPATKELESWRNAITKQIELLIKTFDIKFGFIHPEYFVTADGAMYFGEVAYRPPGFKAFELIERAYGFSAYQASMLVFDPKSTKEEVDNFFPREVVDAKGYAGCFGVYPKRRVVSRLEMPKETIEHPYFESHELVPPTEETVPERSAFGTHWGLIFFFGDDPIKMRDLLKAQEDLDFYV
- the hemH gene encoding ferrochelatase; this encodes MQYKGSENFRHNQPERVGVLVTNLGTPDAPTPSALRRYLAEFLSDPRVVELPRPLWWLILHGIILRIRPKRSAAAYASVWQPEGSPLLIHTAQQAEGIREVLKKKYGPDIVVGFAMRYGNPSIPRVLDEMQQQGVRKLVVLPLYPQYSASTSASTFDAIAKNFSVRRWLPDLRFISHYPDYPPYIEAMARHIESHWSNHGRNQKLVLSYHGVPLKYLTKGDPYHCECHKTSRLLAERLGLTKAEYMTTFQSRFGKEEWLKPYTDETLKALPGQNVKSIDVFCPGFSSDCLETIEEIDEENRGYFMEAGGEGFSYITALNATPGHIDALIQLIEENLQGWQFPDNQPETLAYRQKLADEQKDAIYPDRKL
- a CDS encoding TIGR01244 family sulfur transferase, with the protein product MDIRKIDDTISVSPQITYGDVAEAARLGFRTLVANRPDHEEFGQPAMADIEAAARENGMTWVYMPVESGNVTDADVDRFGAMIRDSEKPVLAFCRTGTRCTMLWALNAARTTPARELLSKASSAGYDMSGLAPRMAQQSENQK
- a CDS encoding phasin family protein codes for the protein MSDENDKKPEDDPQLAAKIKGSARQIWLAGLGAYTKAEEDTGKFFERLVQEGEQLESRTRGAVEKQIRSVEGRVEGVRERATGTWDRLEHLFDERVSGALRRLGIHRREDIEGLEHRIEALEAELSALRERSSRDEEE
- a CDS encoding YeeE/YedE family protein; this encodes MIDIAWSSFTPWSALAGGVLVGLAAASFLLLNGRIAGISGILGGLLAPSAGDISWRIAFLAGLLGAPALWMLVAQLPPIEIEAGYPALIIAGLLVGIGTRYGSGCTSGHGVCGLSRFSPRSLAATLSFMFAGFVTVFIIRHVLGV